A genomic region of Pyrus communis chromosome 14, drPyrComm1.1, whole genome shotgun sequence contains the following coding sequences:
- the LOC137715326 gene encoding small ribosomal subunit protein uS12, with amino-acid sequence MGKTRGMGAARKLKTHRRNQRWADKSYKKSHLGNEWKKPFSGSSHAKGIVLEKIGIEAKQPNSAIRKCARVQLIKNGKKIAAFVPNDGCLNYIEENDEVLIAGFGRKGHAVGDIPGVRFKVVKVSGVSLLALFKEKKEKPRS; translated from the exons ATGGG GAAGACACGTGGAATGGGAGCAGCTCGCAAGCTGAAGACCCACCGCAGGAACCAAAGGTGGGCTGACAAGTCTTACAAGAAGTCCCATCTTGGAAATGAGTGGAAGAAACCATTTTCTGGATCTTCCCATGCAAAGGGCATCGTTCTTGAGAAAAT TGGTATTGAAGCTAAGCAGCCTAACTCTGCCATTAGAAAGTGTGCTCGAGTTCAGCTTATTAAGAACGGAAAGAAGATCGCTGCCTTTGTGCCAAACGATGGTTGCTTGAACTACATTGAGGAAAAT GACGAGGTTCTGATTGCTGGATTTGGTCGTAAGGGTCATGCTGTTGGTGATATTCCTGGAGTTAGGTTCAAGGTCGTGAAGGTTTCAGGTGTGTCCCTTCTTGCCCTCTTtaaggagaagaaggagaagccAAGATCTTAA